Proteins encoded within one genomic window of Culex pipiens pallens isolate TS unplaced genomic scaffold, TS_CPP_V2 Cpp_Un0178, whole genome shotgun sequence:
- the LOC120432015 gene encoding uncharacterized protein LOC120432015: MPTNSHSKQNLTALSLSHDQQQLTLHHHQTAHRQRAQRPTQPAPPPVLRPRKHSLQQCRTTQAVPTPSPCHLSQTRPHYRPTPPSSQLQVGLSPSLTAPHPYHPMVTLWAHMTTARTQPVPTWSSSHACRPRKQLSDIHICPQPPVVDRQLSPPINTVPAPSSLPSQNYTTRIQPGQYPVQYWSSVATHPPAKVQPSSPLFQPPQVLHGHRATLISPGAFQKPAASPAPSPRLQFTPDQSAVPPSRSQFCSSARPAPVSGPQSVSSPAILSTVARLQVTTLQV, encoded by the coding sequence ATGCCAACAAACAGTCACAGCAAACAAAACTTGACAGCCCTGTCACTCAGTCATGACCAGCAGCAGCTGACACTGCATCACCATCAGACAGCCCATCGCCAGCGAGCCCAGCGTCCTACTCAGCCAGCCCCACCCCCCGTTCTCCGTCCCCGTAAGCACTCACTTCAGCAGTGTCGCACAACACAAGCAGTACCAACCCCCTCACCATGCCACTTATCCCAAACTCGCCCCCACTAcaggccaactcctccaagcaGCCAGCTCCAGGTTGGCCTCAGCCCCAGTCTAACAGCCCCACACCCCTACCACCCCATGGTTACTCTTTGGGCACACATGACCACCGCACGCACCCAACCAGTCCCCACCTGGTCTAGTTCGCACGCATGCAGACCCCGCAAGCAACTCAGTGACATTCACATCTGCCCCCAGCCTCCAGTCGTCGACAGGCAGCTATCGCCCCCTATAAACACAGTTCCAGCTCCAAGCAGCCTACCAAGCCAAAACTACACCACACGCATCCAGCCAGGCCAGTACCCAGTGCAGTACTGGTCGTCAGTGGCCACACATCCTCCAGCCAAGGTTCAGCCTTCATCCCCTCTATTCCAGCCACCACAGGTCCTCCATGGCCACAGAGCCACCCTGATTTCGCCAGGCGCCTTCCAGAAACCAGCAGCGTCACCCGCCCCAAGCCCCAGACTGCAGTTCACTCCGGACCAGTCGGCAGTGCCACCCAGCCGCAGCCAGTTTTGTAGCAGCGCAAGACCAGCCCCAGTCAGTGGGCCGCAGTCAGTGTCGTCCCCCGCCATCCTGTCTACAGTAGCACGTCTCCAGGTCACAACACTCCAGGTCTAG